In Luteolibacter sp. Y139, a genomic segment contains:
- a CDS encoding CbrC family protein: protein MTSLPHFPYHRDPESSGSIRSSDAACECCGKAPGLLYDGVVYAEESVQNLCPWCIADGSAADKFDAEFFDAYFCDDDQNEVKMPPEAYREVFSRTIGFPTFNPIGWWVHCNQPAEYVTRNEPYEMVFECRVCHQRHAIDDLD from the coding sequence ATGACCTCTCTACCGCACTTCCCCTATCATCGTGATCCCGAATCTTCAGGTTCGATCCGGTCCAGCGACGCGGCATGCGAGTGTTGTGGCAAGGCTCCGGGGCTTCTTTACGACGGAGTCGTTTACGCTGAGGAATCCGTTCAGAATCTTTGCCCCTGGTGCATCGCGGACGGCTCTGCGGCAGACAAGTTCGATGCCGAATTTTTCGATGCCTACTTCTGCGACGATGACCAGAACGAGGTGAAGATGCCGCCGGAGGCATATCGGGAGGTGTTTTCCCGAACCATTGGCTTCCCGACCTTCAATCCGATTGGTTGGTGGGTTCACTGCAACCAGCCCGCCGAGTACGTGACGCGGAACGAGCCTTACGAGATGGTCTTCGAATGCCGGGTCTGCCACCAGCGGCACGCCATTGATGATCTCGACTAG
- a CDS encoding DUF5060 domain-containing protein: MSFHLPSRRFAPLAFALLLCSGVGQMVRAQQGAALPVEGEMKRWHTLTFDFAGPATSESATPNPFTDYRMDVTFTHPASGATLLVPGFFAADGGAADSSASSGNVWRVHFAPERVGDWTYSISFRSGTNVATADGPAPGASAGYFDGLQGSFTIAPSDKTGRDFRGKGRLDYVGRHHLRFAGTGEYFMKAGVDSPENLLSYADFDGDFKTDGQKDELVKTWAPHVADWQPGDPTWQGDKGKGLIGALNYLASEGLNSVSFLTMNINGDDKNVFPYTTYGERSRLDVSRLDQWETIFEHATRKGFYLHFKTQETENELLLDNGNLGPQRKLYYRELIARFSHHLALNWNLGEEINNATTAQKAAWAQFFHDNDPYHHPIVIHNGDQHFDLMGPQFALTGMSLQLNEANFSDTFTNILRYVRRSDQYGKAWVVGCDEPGNASASLRPDSDPGTSHTDARRDALWATIMAGGAGCEFYFGSNYPNSDMTCQDFRSRDAFWDYCRHALTFFKENTFAFELMSNQNELVSGYGDNGNRCLAKIGDTYLIQLRSGGTHTLDLTGTTGSFTVKWFDPRNGGTAIPAADLEGGGIVSLGSPPASPTEDWIVLVKSTSGASATNRAPTVTAGADRQAFLTGETVSFPLEGVVSDDGLPDPAELAVAWTMVSGPAPVTFAQPNAAATQITFTTGGTYVLSLAANDSDLDAHDEITVTISLPTEGNLPPVYNGYAFITSVNEPLSLPYGAILASASDPDGDPVSPVMTNGSSSQGGQVVMEAGHLTYAPSIDYFGPDSFVLTVGDGRGGFTTATITVQVAEAGSIPPPTSSPGLLRVGEGVMRFRYFGAPGANYTLERSTDLATWTTLATDLSGEIDYLDTAAPTKAAFYRIVAP, translated from the coding sequence ATGAGTTTCCACCTCCCATCCCGACGGTTCGCGCCGTTGGCTTTCGCGCTATTGCTGTGCTCCGGCGTCGGCCAGATGGTCCGGGCGCAGCAGGGCGCTGCCTTACCGGTGGAGGGCGAGATGAAGCGCTGGCACACCCTCACCTTCGATTTCGCCGGCCCGGCCACCAGCGAATCAGCCACGCCGAATCCCTTCACCGACTACCGGATGGACGTGACCTTCACCCATCCGGCCAGCGGCGCCACGCTGCTGGTGCCGGGCTTCTTCGCCGCAGACGGCGGCGCCGCGGACAGCTCCGCCAGCTCCGGCAATGTCTGGCGCGTCCATTTCGCACCGGAACGCGTCGGCGATTGGACCTACTCGATCTCCTTCCGCAGCGGCACCAATGTGGCCACGGCCGATGGTCCCGCACCGGGCGCCAGTGCCGGCTACTTTGATGGCCTCCAAGGCTCCTTCACCATCGCGCCGAGCGACAAGACCGGCCGCGACTTCCGCGGGAAAGGACGGCTCGATTACGTCGGCCGCCATCACCTGCGCTTCGCCGGCACCGGCGAGTATTTCATGAAGGCAGGCGTCGATTCGCCGGAGAACCTGCTCTCCTACGCCGACTTCGACGGGGATTTCAAAACGGATGGCCAGAAGGACGAGCTCGTGAAGACCTGGGCACCCCACGTGGCCGATTGGCAGCCCGGCGATCCCACCTGGCAGGGCGACAAGGGCAAGGGCCTGATCGGCGCGCTGAACTACCTCGCGTCGGAAGGACTGAACTCCGTTTCCTTCCTCACCATGAACATCAACGGGGATGACAAGAACGTCTTCCCCTACACCACCTACGGCGAACGTAGTAGGCTCGATGTCTCGCGGTTGGACCAGTGGGAGACGATCTTCGAGCACGCCACGCGCAAAGGCTTTTATCTCCACTTCAAGACTCAGGAGACCGAGAACGAACTGCTGCTGGACAACGGCAATCTCGGCCCGCAGCGGAAGCTCTACTATCGCGAGCTCATCGCCCGCTTCAGCCATCACTTGGCGCTGAACTGGAACCTCGGCGAGGAGATCAACAACGCCACCACCGCCCAGAAGGCGGCGTGGGCCCAGTTCTTCCACGACAACGACCCGTATCACCACCCCATCGTCATTCACAATGGTGACCAGCACTTCGACCTGATGGGCCCGCAGTTCGCGCTCACCGGCATGTCGCTGCAGCTCAATGAGGCGAATTTCAGCGACACCTTCACGAACATTCTCCGCTACGTCCGCCGCTCGGATCAGTATGGCAAGGCATGGGTGGTAGGCTGTGATGAACCGGGCAACGCCAGCGCCAGCCTGCGCCCCGACAGCGACCCCGGCACCAGCCACACCGATGCGCGGCGCGACGCGCTCTGGGCCACCATCATGGCCGGTGGAGCAGGCTGTGAATTCTACTTCGGCTCGAATTATCCGAACTCGGACATGACCTGTCAGGACTTCCGAAGCCGGGATGCCTTCTGGGACTACTGCCGTCACGCACTGACCTTCTTCAAGGAGAACACCTTCGCCTTCGAGCTGATGTCGAATCAGAACGAGCTCGTCAGCGGCTATGGCGACAATGGCAACCGCTGTCTCGCCAAGATCGGCGACACCTACTTGATCCAGCTCCGCTCCGGCGGCACCCACACACTGGACCTCACCGGCACCACCGGCAGCTTCACGGTGAAGTGGTTCGATCCTCGCAATGGCGGCACCGCAATCCCCGCCGCCGATCTCGAAGGCGGCGGCATCGTCAGCCTCGGCAGCCCGCCCGCGAGCCCCACTGAAGACTGGATCGTGCTGGTGAAATCCACCAGCGGTGCCAGCGCCACCAATCGCGCCCCCACAGTCACCGCAGGCGCCGATCGCCAGGCCTTTCTCACCGGCGAAACGGTATCCTTCCCACTGGAGGGCGTGGTTTCGGACGATGGCTTGCCGGATCCCGCCGAGCTTGCAGTGGCGTGGACTATGGTTTCCGGCCCCGCGCCCGTCACCTTTGCCCAGCCTAACGCCGCAGCCACCCAGATCACCTTTACTACGGGCGGCACCTATGTCCTGAGCCTCGCGGCGAATGACAGCGACCTCGACGCGCATGACGAGATCACCGTGACCATCTCGCTGCCCACAGAGGGCAATCTCCCGCCGGTCTACAACGGCTACGCCTTCATCACCTCGGTCAATGAGCCTCTGTCGCTTCCCTACGGCGCGATCCTCGCCAGTGCTTCCGACCCCGACGGCGATCCGGTCTCGCCGGTCATGACCAATGGCTCGTCATCACAAGGCGGGCAAGTCGTGATGGAAGCGGGCCATCTGACCTATGCGCCCTCGATCGACTACTTCGGTCCGGATTCATTCGTGCTCACGGTGGGCGATGGCCGTGGCGGCTTCACTACGGCGACGATCACCGTGCAAGTGGCCGAAGCCGGCAGCATCCCGCCGCCGACATCATCCCCCGGCTTGCTACGAGTGGGCGAGGGCGTGATGCGCTTCCGCTACTTCGGCGCACCGGGAGCAAACTACACGCTTGAGCGCTCCACCGACTTGGCGACCTGGACCACGCTCGCAACCGACCTGAGCGGCGAGATCGACTACCTCGATACCGCAGCTCCCACAAAGGCCGCCTTCTACCGCATCGTCGCGCCGTAG
- a CDS encoding patatin-like phospholipase family protein, with amino-acid sequence MEWTAPPSGRARLLAFDGGGIRGLFSLEIARRMEALLRERHGRPDLVLADHFHYMGGTSTGAIIATFLSWGLPVDEVIRLYRENAKVMFTKASLGSLYKHRFAGQPISDFLKHFFVESDGTPATLGTRKLRTLLLVVTRNASTGSPWPMSNNPRALYNDRAQPGCNLDLPLWQIVRASTAAPTFFPPEVIEIVDQHSGETKRQVFAFEDGGVTPFNNPAYLLYTMATLPEYRLNWPDGKDRLSLVSIGTGRVKTGRGSRIDENLLGQAKSIPTALIGSAQWMQDMLCRQHGECRHGEPLDSEIGDLIRENPRAAFLYARYDRSIGDADMEAAMKVSKKGFTLDNIELMDFLGEMGRGYAEQSVKLEHFD; translated from the coding sequence ATGGAATGGACCGCTCCCCCGTCCGGTCGTGCGCGGCTGCTTGCCTTCGATGGCGGTGGCATCCGCGGGTTGTTTTCGTTGGAGATCGCGCGGCGGATGGAGGCGCTGCTGCGGGAGAGGCATGGCCGGCCGGATCTGGTGCTGGCGGATCATTTTCACTACATGGGCGGGACCAGCACGGGGGCGATCATTGCGACCTTCCTGTCGTGGGGCTTGCCGGTGGATGAGGTGATCCGGCTGTATCGCGAGAATGCGAAGGTGATGTTCACCAAGGCCAGCTTGGGCAGTCTCTACAAGCATCGCTTCGCCGGGCAGCCGATCTCGGATTTCCTGAAGCACTTCTTCGTCGAAAGTGATGGCACGCCCGCGACGCTGGGCACGCGGAAGCTTCGCACGCTGTTGCTGGTGGTGACGCGCAATGCTTCGACCGGTTCGCCGTGGCCGATGTCGAACAACCCGCGTGCGCTCTACAACGACCGCGCGCAGCCGGGCTGCAATCTGGACCTGCCGCTGTGGCAGATCGTGCGCGCCAGCACGGCGGCGCCGACTTTCTTCCCGCCGGAGGTGATCGAGATCGTGGACCAGCATAGCGGGGAGACGAAGCGGCAGGTCTTCGCCTTCGAGGATGGAGGCGTGACGCCCTTCAATAATCCCGCGTATCTGCTCTACACGATGGCGACGCTGCCGGAGTACCGGCTCAATTGGCCGGATGGGAAGGATCGCCTGAGCCTTGTTTCCATCGGCACCGGCCGGGTGAAGACCGGACGTGGTTCGCGGATCGACGAGAATCTGTTAGGCCAGGCGAAGTCGATCCCGACGGCACTGATCGGCTCGGCGCAGTGGATGCAGGACATGCTGTGCCGCCAGCATGGCGAGTGCCGCCATGGCGAGCCGCTCGACAGTGAGATCGGCGACTTGATCCGCGAGAACCCGCGCGCGGCATTTCTCTATGCGCGCTATGACCGGAGCATCGGCGACGCGGACATGGAAGCGGCGATGAAGGTGAGCAAGAAGGGCTTCACTCTGGACAACATCGAGCTGATGGACTTCCTCGGCGAGATGGGACGGGGGTATGCGGAGCAATCGGTGAAGCTGGAGCACTTTGATTGA